One genomic window of Phycisphaeraceae bacterium includes the following:
- a CDS encoding protein kinase, whose amino-acid sequence MDQEQVIINELAQQIIESGQTAEDVCRNRPDLLDRVRRLSIVARALEGELKELFPSSDELRADEPAMSLDRSFPLIPGYEIQSVLGYGGMGVVYKAAHLALHRTVAIKMPLAGALSSPTERQRHIREARAIAALGHPNIVTVHDVGEVEGKPYFTMEFVDGQHLGSCLANTPQPAHRAASMLALLADAVACAHRAGITHRDLKPANILLTADGTPKITDFGLARRHDVDATLTVSGFQFGTPSYMSPEQASGKTDGQSTSVDIYALGAILYEMLTGRPPFRGDSPVETVRQVIQTEPAPPSRLNPTVPRDLETICLACLRKDPARRYPTAAALAEDIGRFLRGEPIAARRTSAAERLLKWARRHPAASVAAVFLAVVVAAGGVVLDRALWARAELRRSVNNDLAELERSERSGQWADAREALERAKGRLGDRDVSDARARIRQSERDLGLVTQLAAIRLGGAEIIGGRVNFAESAAQYKEAFDAAGLTLETLPPAAVAERIRSSPIRNELIAALDDWSTVVPSRDLLDKIYAVARDADPDPRWRDKVRDASIIDDVEALTTLANEATISEQSPSILVALGRRLDRAKGEPIAFCRRVQLQYPSDFWVNLQIGSLLQKKRSPESVGYYLAARAIRPDTLIVPMNLSAEMSYQGRTAEAIDYAWRAIDVDPRSATVYANLGICFMQFGRYDEAIIACRDALAIDPHHTFATGVMCQTLMKDGRIDEALAAAKQFLGDLPQEVPDGESIARLVVQYKDLLAREQQVSDVLAGTEQVGAFRRRQLASVCLLKKRYGEAVRLYEEAFTADPTVANDVFSQTRFEAACAAARASEQMKDATERVRLLNIAVSWLRADIEGWSAVLAGGKEPERQTLLRTVYSWRWEPRLASIRDARPLRSWPQEQQAQCRMLWRELETLIARAQIAAPSADRPIQIDVASLKRGRELAAKGDWAGANSFYARVLESGPNDDGEFWFECAAVQLLSGYATGYRSVCSTLIEGEGTRGARAYLVARAATLADCGLPHPALVDRLAKHTELRLNATQFWAQTQQGALAYRAGRYDEAGAFFEQSLKTDARPGRAVVNWLWLSLTRQRQGKTEEARALLTRSQHWLDQYRDGVPPEADAEAGLHLHNWLEANVLRREAESALSPN is encoded by the coding sequence ATGGATCAAGAGCAGGTCATCATCAACGAACTTGCCCAACAGATCATCGAGTCTGGCCAGACCGCAGAGGATGTCTGCCGCAACCGCCCGGATCTCCTTGACAGGGTTCGTCGATTGTCGATCGTGGCTCGGGCGCTCGAGGGAGAGCTCAAGGAGCTCTTTCCCTCCTCTGATGAATTGAGGGCCGACGAGCCCGCGATGTCGCTGGACCGCTCATTCCCTCTGATTCCTGGATACGAGATTCAGAGCGTCCTTGGCTACGGCGGGATGGGCGTGGTGTACAAGGCGGCTCACCTCGCGCTACATCGAACGGTCGCGATTAAGATGCCGCTCGCCGGCGCGTTGTCGAGCCCGACGGAAAGGCAAAGACACATCCGTGAAGCGCGGGCGATCGCAGCGCTTGGGCACCCGAACATCGTCACCGTCCATGACGTCGGTGAAGTCGAGGGCAAGCCGTACTTCACGATGGAGTTCGTGGACGGGCAACACCTGGGCAGCTGTCTCGCCAATACGCCTCAGCCGGCGCACCGAGCCGCTTCGATGCTCGCGCTCCTCGCGGACGCGGTTGCCTGTGCACACCGCGCCGGGATCACTCACCGTGACTTGAAACCGGCCAACATCTTGCTCACCGCGGACGGCACGCCCAAGATCACCGACTTCGGGCTCGCTCGACGCCATGACGTCGACGCCACGCTAACCGTATCCGGATTCCAGTTCGGTACACCCAGCTACATGTCTCCCGAGCAAGCAAGCGGCAAGACCGACGGGCAGAGCACAAGCGTCGACATCTATGCACTCGGGGCGATCCTCTATGAGATGCTGACGGGCCGGCCCCCCTTCCGGGGCGACTCTCCGGTTGAAACCGTACGGCAGGTGATCCAAACAGAACCGGCTCCGCCCTCGCGTCTCAACCCCACTGTGCCACGCGATCTTGAGACAATCTGCCTGGCCTGCCTCCGAAAGGACCCGGCGCGGCGGTATCCGACCGCAGCGGCCCTCGCGGAAGACATCGGGCGGTTCCTGCGAGGCGAGCCGATCGCCGCGCGACGGACAAGCGCCGCCGAACGCTTGCTTAAGTGGGCGCGCCGTCACCCCGCCGCCTCGGTGGCGGCTGTCTTTCTGGCCGTCGTTGTCGCGGCGGGCGGTGTTGTACTCGATCGGGCCCTCTGGGCCCGCGCCGAGCTGCGGCGCAGCGTGAACAATGATCTGGCCGAACTGGAGCGCTCGGAGCGCAGCGGCCAATGGGCCGATGCGCGCGAAGCGCTCGAACGCGCCAAGGGCAGGCTGGGCGACCGCGACGTATCCGACGCTCGCGCACGCATCCGTCAGTCTGAACGCGATCTGGGGCTTGTAACGCAACTGGCCGCGATCCGGCTCGGTGGCGCGGAGATCATCGGTGGGAGAGTCAATTTCGCCGAGTCGGCAGCACAGTACAAAGAAGCGTTCGACGCGGCCGGATTGACTTTGGAGACCCTCCCGCCTGCGGCCGTTGCGGAGCGTATCCGCTCTTCTCCGATCCGCAACGAGTTGATCGCGGCTCTCGACGACTGGTCAACAGTCGTCCCGAGCCGGGATCTACTCGACAAGATCTACGCGGTCGCCCGAGATGCCGACCCAGACCCTCGTTGGCGCGACAAGGTGCGTGATGCATCCATCATCGATGATGTCGAGGCGCTGACCACACTGGCTAACGAAGCGACGATCAGCGAACAATCGCCCTCGATACTGGTTGCGCTCGGCCGCCGCCTCGACCGCGCCAAGGGTGAGCCCATTGCGTTCTGCCGGCGCGTCCAGCTCCAGTATCCCAGCGATTTTTGGGTGAACTTGCAGATCGGGAGTCTGCTCCAGAAGAAGCGCAGTCCCGAGTCGGTTGGGTACTACCTCGCGGCACGAGCGATCCGTCCGGACACCCTGATCGTTCCCATGAACTTGAGCGCGGAGATGTCCTACCAGGGGCGAACGGCCGAGGCGATCGACTACGCTTGGCGGGCCATCGATGTTGATCCACGCTCCGCGACGGTGTACGCGAACCTCGGCATCTGCTTCATGCAGTTTGGTCGATACGACGAGGCCATCATCGCTTGCCGCGATGCGCTCGCGATCGATCCACATCACACGTTTGCGACAGGTGTCATGTGCCAGACGCTGATGAAAGACGGCCGTATTGACGAAGCGCTCGCCGCGGCCAAACAGTTCCTGGGCGACTTGCCCCAGGAAGTACCGGATGGTGAGTCGATCGCCCGCCTGGTGGTTCAATACAAGGACCTCCTCGCGCGAGAGCAGCAGGTGAGCGACGTGCTGGCCGGAACCGAGCAGGTCGGGGCGTTCCGCCGCCGACAGCTCGCCTCGGTGTGCCTGCTCAAAAAGCGCTACGGAGAGGCGGTTCGGCTTTACGAGGAGGCGTTCACCGCCGATCCCACCGTTGCCAACGATGTCTTCTCTCAAACACGCTTCGAAGCGGCATGCGCTGCGGCCAGGGCCTCCGAACAGATGAAGGACGCGACAGAGCGGGTTCGATTGCTCAACATTGCTGTCTCGTGGCTGCGTGCCGATATTGAAGGGTGGTCAGCCGTGCTGGCCGGCGGCAAGGAACCAGAGCGACAGACACTTCTAAGGACGGTCTATTCATGGAGGTGGGAGCCGCGACTTGCATCGATACGCGATGCCCGTCCGCTGCGGAGTTGGCCGCAGGAGCAACAGGCTCAATGCCGTATGCTCTGGCGCGAACTGGAGACACTGATCGCGCGAGCGCAAATCGCGGCGCCGTCCGCAGATCGGCCTATTCAGATAGACGTCGCCTCGCTGAAGCGTGGCCGCGAACTCGCCGCCAAGGGCGATTGGGCAGGGGCAAACAGCTTCTACGCACGTGTCCTCGAGAGTGGTCCGAATGACGACGGTGAGTTTTGGTTTGAGTGCGCCGCCGTTCAGTTGCTCTCGGGCTATGCGACGGGCTACCGATCAGTGTGCAGCACTTTAATTGAAGGAGAGGGAACCAGAGGTGCACGCGCCTACCTCGTAGCTAGGGCGGCCACGCTTGCCGATTGTGGACTTCCTCACCCCGCTCTTGTCGACCGACTCGCCAAGCACACTGAGCTCCGCTTGAATGCCACCCAGTTCTGGGCACAAACGCAGCAAGGAGCCTTGGCGTACCGAGCCGGCCGGTACGACGAGGCGGGGGCGTTTTTTGAACAGAGCCTGAAGACCGATGCGCGTCCGGGCCGCGCCGTGGTGAACTGGCTGTGGTTGTCGCTCACCCGGCAACGCCAGGGCAAGACGGAGGAGGCTCGCGCCTTGCTGACAAGGTCCCAGCACTGGCTGGATCAGTACCGCGACGGCGTGCCGCCCGAGGCCGACGCGGAGGCCGGCTTGCACCTCCACAACTGGCTCGAGGCGAACGTGCTCCGTCGGGAGGCGGAGTCAGCGCTCTCGCCCAACTGA
- a CDS encoding NAD(P)-dependent alcohol dehydrogenase, whose translation MKAARIREYNKPLVLEDVPVPDIRPDEALVQVRACGMCRSDVQLIDGYFRKYAEIPTPIIPGHEITGVVDRLGSLVQKALGLHEGDHVVVAPGWGDGTCRHCLVGNTQICPNVRWPGFGPHGGYSEYIPVPARYLVKADRRLPFEELAPLTDAGLTPYRGIKKLRDAGALGANRVMGVFGIGGLGAYAVQYAKLLGGGATVVAFARNADKLAVAKKYGVDHAINIEAKATADVARELDAATGQPDLDAIIDCTGAPAMVQLAFSLLGIGGHYVDVGLVGDRIDIPLFPRVSREQTLSGSYWGNNSDLTEVVKLATQGKIRHTITTISLDQVNEHIELLRAGDVVGRAVVKFPQQ comes from the coding sequence ATGAAAGCCGCTCGAATTAGAGAGTACAACAAGCCGCTCGTTCTGGAGGACGTGCCCGTACCGGACATCCGGCCCGACGAGGCGCTGGTGCAGGTGCGAGCGTGCGGGATGTGCCGGTCCGACGTGCAGCTGATCGACGGGTACTTCCGGAAATACGCGGAGATCCCGACCCCGATCATCCCGGGCCACGAGATTACGGGGGTTGTGGACAGACTCGGCTCGCTGGTCCAGAAGGCGCTTGGGCTCCACGAGGGCGATCATGTAGTTGTCGCGCCCGGCTGGGGTGACGGCACCTGCCGGCACTGCCTGGTCGGCAACACGCAGATCTGCCCGAACGTGCGATGGCCTGGGTTCGGGCCGCACGGCGGTTATTCGGAGTACATCCCTGTTCCTGCGCGGTATCTGGTGAAAGCCGACCGCCGCCTTCCGTTCGAAGAGCTCGCGCCGCTCACCGATGCGGGGCTGACTCCCTACCGCGGGATCAAGAAGCTCCGCGACGCCGGCGCGCTGGGCGCAAACCGCGTGATGGGGGTCTTCGGCATCGGCGGGCTCGGCGCCTACGCCGTGCAGTATGCCAAGCTGCTCGGCGGCGGCGCGACCGTCGTGGCATTCGCCCGGAACGCCGACAAGCTCGCTGTTGCGAAGAAATACGGCGTTGACCATGCCATCAACATCGAGGCCAAAGCCACAGCGGACGTCGCACGCGAGCTCGACGCCGCCACCGGCCAGCCGGATCTGGATGCGATCATCGACTGCACCGGCGCTCCGGCGATGGTGCAACTCGCGTTCAGCCTGCTGGGCATCGGCGGCCACTACGTCGATGTCGGCTTGGTGGGCGACCGCATCGACATCCCGCTCTTCCCCCGCGTTTCCCGTGAGCAAACGCTCTCGGGCTCCTACTGGGGGAACAACTCCGATCTCACCGAGGTCGTGAAGCTGGCGACCCAGGGCAAGATCCGCCACACCATCACCACCATCTCGCTCGACCAGGTCAACGAGCACATCGAGCTCCTGCGTGCGGGCGATGTCGTGGGCCGAGCCGTCGTCAAGTTCCCGCAGCAGTAG
- a CDS encoding sigma-70 family RNA polymerase sigma factor, with amino-acid sequence MQAERTTVAIQRYLDDLRHPESNSPAEPVIRDLLGLAARRLHLLCARLLSRSYPRLARPPVNLQATELLSAVTERMLKAMREARPVTVRQFFHIASQHMRWELNDVARRLDKGPRAVELFEELVPRSTEPDTTVGPNVVRILEAIENLPDGSREAFDLVRIQGMSQPEAAELLGVSVRTVQRHLSSSVLLLSQELADLCPPDFTKGGADEPSA; translated from the coding sequence GTGCAAGCGGAGCGCACCACGGTTGCGATTCAGCGTTACCTGGACGACCTGCGTCATCCTGAGAGCAACTCGCCGGCGGAGCCTGTCATCCGTGATTTGCTGGGGTTGGCGGCTCGGCGTCTGCACCTGCTCTGCGCACGGCTTCTTTCCCGCAGCTACCCGCGCCTCGCGCGGCCGCCCGTCAACCTGCAGGCCACCGAACTGCTCAGCGCCGTCACGGAGCGGATGCTCAAGGCGATGCGGGAAGCGCGGCCGGTAACGGTGCGTCAGTTCTTTCACATCGCCAGCCAGCACATGCGATGGGAGCTCAATGACGTGGCCCGACGCTTAGACAAGGGGCCCCGCGCGGTCGAGCTATTTGAGGAGTTGGTCCCTCGATCGACCGAACCCGACACCACCGTCGGACCGAATGTGGTTCGAATCCTGGAGGCGATCGAGAACCTGCCAGACGGCTCTCGCGAGGCGTTCGATCTGGTCCGCATCCAGGGGATGTCGCAGCCCGAAGCCGCTGAGTTGCTGGGCGTCTCGGTCCGCACCGTGCAGCGGCACCTGAGCAGCAGCGTCTTGCTCTTGAGCCAGGAGTTGGCCGATCTGTGCCCCCCGGACTTCACCAAGGGCGGCGCAGATGAACCGTCTGCGTAG
- a CDS encoding alpha/beta hydrolase, with protein sequence MLYKTVKAGGVDVFYREAGPANAPSLLLLHGFPTSSQMFRNLIPALADRYHVIAPDYPGFGHSSMPPHDVFSYTFENLAKVMDEFTTKVGLTRYAVYVQDYGAPIGYRLAAAHPDRISAIIVQNGNAYDEGIDNDFWKPIKAYWAEPQNMERRNVIRNLLTYDATKWQYTEGAPNAEFVSPDGAAHDQFLLNRKGNDEIQLDLFLSYGSNPPLYPAWQKYFRKSQPPMLIVWGKNDKIFPPAGAEPYKRDLKTLEFHLLDAGHFALETNGDEIAGLMRDFLARNVKSR encoded by the coding sequence GTGCTCTACAAGACCGTTAAGGCCGGCGGCGTGGACGTTTTCTACAGAGAGGCCGGCCCCGCGAACGCCCCCTCGCTCCTCCTCCTTCACGGCTTTCCGACCAGCTCGCAGATGTTCCGGAACCTCATCCCGGCCCTGGCCGATCGGTACCACGTCATCGCACCCGACTATCCGGGGTTCGGCCACAGTTCCATGCCCCCGCACGACGTGTTCTCGTACACCTTCGAGAATCTGGCGAAGGTCATGGACGAGTTCACGACGAAGGTCGGTCTGACACGGTACGCAGTCTACGTGCAGGACTACGGTGCGCCCATTGGCTATCGCCTGGCCGCCGCGCATCCCGACCGCATCTCCGCCATCATCGTGCAGAACGGCAACGCCTACGACGAGGGCATCGATAACGACTTCTGGAAGCCGATCAAAGCGTACTGGGCCGAGCCGCAAAACATGGAACGGCGCAACGTGATCCGTAATCTGCTCACCTACGACGCCACGAAGTGGCAGTACACCGAGGGCGCTCCGAACGCAGAGTTTGTGAGCCCCGACGGCGCGGCCCACGACCAGTTCCTGCTTAACCGCAAGGGCAACGACGAGATCCAGCTCGATCTATTCCTGAGCTACGGCAGCAACCCTCCGCTCTACCCGGCCTGGCAGAAGTACTTCCGGAAGTCTCAGCCGCCGATGCTCATCGTCTGGGGCAAGAACGACAAGATCTTTCCCCCCGCCGGGGCCGAGCCGTACAAACGCGACCTCAAGACGCTCGAGTTCCATCTGCTGGATGCGGGGCACTTCGCGCTGGAAACAAACGGCGATGAAATCGCCGGGCTTATGCGGGACTTCCTTGCTCGAAACGTGAAGTCGCGCTGA